A section of the Rummeliibacillus pycnus genome encodes:
- a CDS encoding low molecular weight protein-tyrosine-phosphatase, producing the protein MKIGVLFVCLGNICRSPMAEAIFRHLVEKQGKSEQFDIDSAGTGDWHIGECPHHGTAQKLAEHNITTEGMVSRQIKKEDYDRFDYIVCMDSSNIKNALPMLGKKESLKVFRLLDLIQDQRDVPDPYYTGDFEETYQLCLEGCKALLQKIEADIRSHS; encoded by the coding sequence ATGAAAATAGGCGTGTTATTTGTTTGCTTAGGAAATATTTGTCGCTCTCCAATGGCTGAGGCTATTTTCCGCCATTTAGTTGAGAAACAAGGAAAGTCTGAGCAGTTTGACATTGACTCAGCTGGTACTGGTGATTGGCATATTGGGGAATGTCCGCATCATGGGACTGCTCAAAAGCTCGCTGAACATAATATTACTACTGAAGGAATGGTTAGTCGCCAGATTAAAAAGGAAGATTATGATCGGTTCGATTATATTGTTTGTATGGATAGTAGTAATATCAAAAATGCATTACCCATGTTAGGGAAAAAAGAAAGTTTAAAGGTGTTCCGTTTACTTGATTTGATACAGGATCAAAGGGACGTACCAGATCCGTATTATACAGGCGACTTTGAAGAAACATACCAACTATGCTTAGAAGGTTGCAAAGCCTTATTGCAAAAAATTGAAGCTGATATTAGAAGCCACTCTTAA
- a CDS encoding YebC/PmpR family DNA-binding transcriptional regulator, which yields MGRKWNNIKEKKAAKDQGTARIYAKFGREIYVAAKQGEPDPESNGALKVVLERAKTYSVPKHIIDRAIDKAKGGGEENFDELRYEGFGPNGSMIIVDALSNNVNRTAADVRATFGKNGGNMGVSGAVSYMFDATAVFALEGKSADEVLEILIEADVDVRDVFEEGESTIIYAEPAQFNAVQEALKEQGITEFGVAELTMLPQTEVTLEGEDLEKFERLIDLLDDLEDVQHVYHNVDL from the coding sequence ATGGGACGTAAGTGGAATAATATTAAAGAAAAAAAAGCTGCAAAAGACCAAGGTACTGCTCGTATCTATGCTAAATTTGGCCGTGAAATTTATGTAGCCGCTAAACAAGGTGAACCAGATCCAGAATCTAATGGGGCATTAAAAGTTGTTTTAGAACGCGCAAAAACATATAGTGTACCAAAACATATTATTGATCGTGCAATCGATAAAGCTAAAGGCGGCGGCGAAGAAAACTTCGATGAATTACGTTATGAAGGTTTCGGACCAAATGGCTCAATGATTATCGTGGATGCATTATCAAATAACGTAAACCGTACAGCAGCAGATGTACGTGCAACTTTTGGTAAAAACGGCGGTAACATGGGTGTCAGTGGTGCAGTATCATACATGTTCGATGCTACTGCAGTTTTTGCTTTAGAAGGCAAATCTGCGGATGAAGTTTTAGAAATATTAATCGAAGCTGATGTAGATGTTCGCGACGTTTTCGAAGAAGGCGAATCAACTATCATCTATGCTGAACCAGCTCAATTTAATGCAGTACAAGAAGCATTAAAAGAACAAGGTATTACTGAATTTGGTGTTGCAGAGTTAACAATGCTTCCTCAAACTGAAGTTACACTTGAAGGCGAAGACCTTGAAAAATTTGAACGCTTAATTGATCTATTAGACGATCTAGAAGATGTACAACACGTTTATCATAATGTTGATCTATAA
- a CDS encoding methyl-accepting chemotaxis protein, translating into MRTVNSSMNDIAKQDLPLLVNDEKMSFNIAERIALARGYVLTGEQNYKNQFNSYSKKSKIIEEQIISKTNSKKAKELVDKSKEWEEIIVNDVFATYDIGNHEQAKTFLNGKAQTLARDLMSGYSEIANHRETQVLHNSNAVIDTGSQLLKVTIIVSLVILIVCNIIALFTAATIIKPINRVMTQLDEIANGNLTVEPLSTNLRDETSRLMQSSNDVLNKLSFLMKKIKSDAEILSAHSEELNQSANEVSEGSDQIAVTMNDLASSAESQANNAANMSNKMDQFTNQIISVAHNGQDIHHNSETALEMADKGSQLMDSSISQMKSIDTIVKNSVDKVHHLYDQSKEISKLVLVIQEISEQTNLLALNAAIEAARAGEHGKGFAVVADEVRKLAEQVSSSVLDITNIVSNIQHETGSVVESLVKGYEEVEKGTTKIQTTDETLKMINRSVSQVNGRIKNISDRLDQILVDSEMMKKLVEDTATLSEESAAGIQQTSASIEQTNSSMHEVTRSADELAKTAEGLMNIVSNYQLK; encoded by the coding sequence ATGAGAACTGTAAATTCTAGTATGAATGACATTGCGAAACAAGATCTTCCGTTATTAGTAAACGATGAAAAAATGTCCTTTAATATCGCAGAACGAATAGCATTAGCACGTGGCTATGTATTAACTGGTGAACAAAATTATAAAAACCAATTCAATAGCTATTCAAAGAAAAGTAAAATAATTGAAGAACAAATAATATCAAAAACAAATTCAAAAAAAGCAAAAGAATTGGTAGATAAAAGTAAGGAATGGGAAGAAATTATTGTTAACGATGTCTTTGCTACATATGATATAGGCAATCATGAACAAGCAAAAACTTTTTTAAATGGTAAAGCACAAACACTTGCGCGCGACTTAATGAGTGGTTATTCAGAGATTGCTAATCATCGAGAAACTCAAGTTTTACATAATAGCAATGCTGTAATAGACACAGGTTCTCAATTATTAAAAGTGACAATAATCGTATCACTGGTGATCTTAATTGTATGTAATATAATTGCTCTATTTACGGCAGCAACTATTATTAAACCAATCAATCGAGTAATGACACAACTAGACGAAATTGCTAATGGTAATTTAACAGTAGAACCACTTTCAACAAATTTACGAGATGAAACATCAAGGTTAATGCAATCGTCAAATGATGTATTAAACAAATTATCCTTCCTGATGAAAAAAATAAAATCAGACGCCGAAATATTAAGCGCTCATAGTGAAGAGTTAAACCAATCAGCTAATGAAGTATCAGAAGGTTCTGATCAAATTGCAGTAACGATGAATGACTTAGCGAGTAGTGCTGAGTCACAAGCAAATAATGCTGCTAATATGTCAAATAAAATGGACCAATTTACAAATCAAATTATCAGTGTAGCGCATAATGGACAAGATATTCATCATAATTCGGAGACTGCATTAGAAATGGCCGATAAAGGTAGTCAACTAATGGATTCTTCTATTAGTCAAATGAAGTCAATTGATACGATTGTAAAAAACTCTGTAGACAAAGTGCATCATTTATATGACCAATCAAAAGAGATTTCAAAATTAGTTTTAGTCATTCAGGAAATTTCAGAACAAACAAATCTCCTTGCATTAAATGCGGCAATTGAAGCAGCAAGAGCAGGTGAGCATGGCAAAGGATTTGCAGTTGTTGCTGATGAAGTACGTAAACTAGCTGAACAAGTGTCAAGTTCTGTTTTGGATATTACAAATATTGTCTCTAATATTCAGCACGAAACAGGTTCTGTCGTAGAATCACTTGTCAAAGGTTATGAAGAAGTAGAAAAAGGAACAACTAAAATTCAAACAACTGATGAAACATTAAAGATGATTAATCGGTCTGTTTCACAAGTAAATGGCCGTATAAAAAATATCTCTGATAGACTAGATCAAATACTAGTAGATAGTGAAATGATGAAGAAACTAGTTGAGGATACAGCTACACTTTCAGAAGAATCTGCAGCTGGAATACAACAAACTTCAGCATCTATTGAACAAACGAATAGTTCGATGCATGAGGTAACAAGAAGTGCAGATGAGCTTGCAAAAACGGCTGAGGGTTTGATGAATATTGTTAGCAATTACCAATTGAAATAA
- a CDS encoding YdcF family protein: protein MRKKKMFILLIICIPILLFWGITTKWLINGEKPKANGKYKYVIVLGAKVKRGAIPSKALAFRLDAALTYVKQYPNIHIIVSGGQGPDEDETEASVMKQYLIDRGFPESRIIVEDRSTSTYENLLNTKRIIGSDLKGITIVSSDYHLARAKMLAEELHLKCDVIAAKTPKSIEAKVRFRERFALLKSAITGK, encoded by the coding sequence GTGAGAAAAAAGAAGATGTTCATCTTACTAATAATTTGTATACCAATATTACTCTTTTGGGGCATTACGACAAAATGGTTAATTAACGGTGAAAAACCAAAGGCAAATGGCAAATATAAGTATGTCATCGTATTAGGAGCTAAAGTGAAGAGAGGGGCAATACCTTCTAAAGCATTAGCATTTCGTTTAGATGCAGCGCTTACTTATGTTAAGCAATATCCAAATATCCATATTATTGTTTCGGGTGGTCAAGGACCTGATGAAGATGAAACGGAAGCCTCAGTTATGAAGCAATACTTAATAGATAGAGGCTTCCCTGAGTCTAGAATTATTGTTGAGGATCGGTCAACATCCACTTATGAAAACTTATTAAATACTAAGAGAATAATTGGGAGCGATTTAAAGGGGATAACAATCGTATCAAGCGACTACCATTTAGCACGTGCGAAAATGCTTGCGGAAGAACTGCATCTAAAATGTGACGTAATAGCAGCAAAAACACCTAAAAGTATTGAAGCAAAAGTAAGATTTCGAGAACGTTTCGCACTTTTAAAATCAGCTATTACAGGAAAATGA
- a CDS encoding YecA family protein, with amino-acid sequence MVGRNDPCPCGSGKKYKKCHGKNALGDITTLVSEEIDRIVEGFVKESFHTASYHELEKRNHLWKDSLQQAFTDKLIDTIAMETYIYIDSPELWQNYINKQLTVQNRQQVKDILQSWLKPVYMLAKVDSQSPEVIALTDIVTNKSYVMNGSPAKTFSGSWLFGIFMPDARKGENGLTATSSVVFIPDEKENIVQALRAKLQNGYTDSLDLYKTFIQTVSTDTATPKEADKSEDTKVESEVAVTVEDSVELAPFTVEVLELVSKYTNEYNLDASEYIETLTSFLENASVKAKKAETVAAGAVLAGQANGNIPEGGVSKVKDVAAYFEVSASSISKYRDQISEFLAK; translated from the coding sequence TTGGTAGGTCGTAACGATCCTTGTCCATGTGGCAGTGGCAAAAAATACAAAAAGTGTCATGGTAAAAACGCTTTAGGCGATATTACTACACTTGTAAGCGAAGAAATCGATCGTATTGTGGAAGGTTTTGTAAAAGAATCATTCCATACTGCAAGTTATCATGAGTTAGAAAAAAGAAATCATCTTTGGAAAGATTCATTACAACAAGCATTTACAGATAAATTAATAGATACAATTGCAATGGAAACATACATTTATATTGATAGCCCTGAACTGTGGCAAAATTATATAAATAAACAATTGACTGTTCAAAATCGACAACAAGTAAAAGACATTCTTCAATCTTGGTTGAAACCGGTTTATATGCTTGCCAAAGTTGATTCTCAAAGTCCGGAAGTAATTGCATTAACAGATATCGTCACAAACAAAAGCTATGTTATGAATGGTTCACCAGCAAAAACATTCTCAGGTAGCTGGTTGTTTGGTATCTTCATGCCTGATGCTCGTAAAGGTGAAAATGGACTAACAGCAACGAGCAGTGTTGTTTTCATTCCAGATGAGAAGGAAAATATTGTGCAAGCATTACGCGCAAAACTGCAAAATGGCTATACAGATTCCTTAGACCTTTATAAAACATTTATCCAAACTGTATCAACAGATACTGCTACCCCTAAAGAAGCAGATAAGTCAGAAGATACAAAGGTAGAGAGTGAAGTTGCAGTTACAGTAGAAGATTCTGTAGAACTTGCTCCATTTACGGTTGAAGTACTAGAACTTGTTTCAAAATATACAAACGAATACAATCTTGACGCTTCTGAATATATTGAAACTCTTACTAGCTTCCTAGAAAACGCATCCGTGAAAGCGAAAAAAGCAGAAACAGTTGCTGCCGGTGCTGTTTTAGCTGGACAAGCAAACGGCAATATTCCAGAAGGCGGCGTATCAAAAGTCAAGGATGTAGCAGCATACTTCGAAGTATCTGCATCATCAATTTCTAAATATCGTGATCAAATCAGTGAATTTCTCGCAAAATAA
- a CDS encoding M3 family oligoendopeptidase, with product MVTFKDYEYKRPDLAAGKEYFHQLLKDFNHAKSVHEQSEVIEKINAFRNDFSTQYNLVYIRASIDTNDEFYQKERDYLDEKTPEMEELSTEYYKALLASPFRKELEEKWGAQLFDLAENQIKGFSPEIMALMQKENKLSSEYSKLVASAQISFDGKELTLAQLGPYTESTDRHVRKAATEARFGFFKEHEEDFDRIYDELVKVRHKMAVTLGYKNFVELGYVLMNRIDYNAEMVKNYRDQIRDVVVPYATELRERQAKRIGVDKLKFHDEGLKFLSGNATPKGTPEWIVENGKKMYEELSPETAEFFNFMIERDLMDLVAKKGKEGGGYCTFIDDYGSPFIFSNFNGTSGDIDVLTHEAGHAFQVYTSRNIGIPEYIWPTYESCEIHSMSMEFFTWPWMELFFKEDTEKYKFAHLSEALLFLPYGVAVDEFQHVVYENPEMTPQERKAAWKKIEQIYLPHRDYDGIEYLEQGGFWQRQAHIYNSPFYYIDYTLAQVCAFQFWKKSRENHEEAWKDYIHLCQLGGKMSFTKLVAEANLVSPFKDGCVESVMGAIKRYLDAVEDDKL from the coding sequence ATGGTTACATTTAAGGACTATGAATACAAACGTCCAGATTTAGCAGCAGGAAAAGAATACTTTCATCAACTATTAAAAGATTTTAATCATGCAAAATCAGTTCACGAACAAAGCGAAGTAATTGAGAAAATTAATGCTTTTCGTAATGATTTTTCAACTCAATATAACCTAGTCTATATTCGAGCTTCTATTGATACAAATGACGAATTTTATCAAAAAGAGCGAGATTATTTAGATGAAAAGACACCAGAAATGGAAGAGCTTTCGACAGAATATTATAAAGCGCTATTAGCATCTCCATTCCGTAAAGAGTTAGAAGAAAAATGGGGCGCTCAATTATTTGATTTAGCCGAAAATCAAATTAAAGGTTTTTCACCGGAAATTATGGCTCTCATGCAAAAAGAAAATAAACTTAGCTCTGAGTATTCTAAACTCGTCGCTTCAGCTCAAATTTCTTTTGATGGTAAAGAGTTAACCCTGGCTCAATTAGGACCTTATACAGAATCAACAGATCGTCATGTTCGTAAAGCAGCAACAGAAGCTCGTTTCGGATTTTTTAAAGAACATGAAGAAGATTTTGATCGTATTTACGATGAACTCGTGAAAGTACGCCATAAAATGGCTGTTACACTAGGATATAAAAATTTCGTGGAACTTGGCTATGTATTGATGAATCGAATCGATTACAATGCAGAAATGGTCAAAAATTACCGTGATCAAATTCGTGATGTTGTTGTCCCATATGCGACAGAATTACGTGAACGCCAAGCAAAACGTATAGGTGTGGATAAGTTAAAATTTCACGATGAAGGTTTAAAATTCCTAAGTGGTAATGCGACACCAAAAGGAACGCCTGAATGGATTGTGGAAAATGGTAAAAAAATGTACGAAGAATTATCACCTGAAACAGCAGAATTCTTTAACTTTATGATTGAACGAGACTTAATGGATCTTGTTGCGAAAAAAGGAAAAGAAGGTGGGGGCTATTGTACATTTATTGATGATTACGGTTCTCCATTTATTTTCTCAAACTTTAATGGTACTTCTGGTGATATCGATGTATTAACACATGAAGCGGGGCACGCATTCCAAGTATATACAAGCCGTAATATTGGTATTCCAGAATATATTTGGCCAACATATGAATCGTGTGAAATTCATTCAATGAGTATGGAATTTTTCACATGGCCATGGATGGAACTATTCTTCAAAGAAGACACTGAAAAATATAAATTCGCTCATTTAAGTGAAGCACTATTATTCTTACCATATGGAGTAGCAGTTGACGAATTCCAACATGTTGTATATGAAAATCCAGAAATGACCCCACAAGAACGTAAAGCAGCGTGGAAAAAAATCGAACAAATTTATCTACCACACCGTGATTATGATGGAATAGAGTATTTAGAACAAGGTGGTTTCTGGCAACGACAAGCTCATATCTACAATAGTCCATTTTATTATATTGATTATACATTAGCACAAGTTTGCGCTTTCCAATTCTGGAAAAAGTCACGTGAAAATCATGAGGAAGCATGGAAGGATTATATTCATCTTTGTCAACTAGGTGGTAAAATGTCTTTCACAAAGCTTGTGGCAGAAGCTAACCTTGTTTCACCTTTTAAAGATGGATGTGTTGAATCCGTAATGGGTGCAATTAAAAGATACTTAGATGCTGTTGAAGATGACAAATTATAA
- a CDS encoding SAM hydrolase/SAM-dependent halogenase family protein, translating into MAKGLLVFQSDFGISDGAVSAMYGVAHSVNPELKIYDITHQIPQFSIWEGSYRLLQTVQYWPEGTVFVSVVDPGVGSDRKAVVVKTVNDQYIVTPDNGTLTHVKRYYGIAEIREIDETINRLPNSGESHTFHGRDIFAYTGARLASGVITYEQVGPSLKVSDIVELPLKESTIEEGVITGIIDIVDKPFGNLWTNVRRSQFKRIAKNYGDAFEVTISTDHRKIYQSIMTYGHSFADLRIGEPLLYINSLDNIGIAINQGSFAEAYHVGTGTNWEVSIRKAPKIIYI; encoded by the coding sequence ATGGCAAAAGGTTTACTAGTATTTCAATCTGATTTTGGCATAAGTGATGGAGCAGTTAGTGCAATGTATGGAGTAGCACATAGTGTAAATCCTGAATTGAAGATATATGATATAACACATCAAATTCCACAGTTTAGTATTTGGGAAGGAAGCTATCGTCTATTACAAACCGTGCAATATTGGCCAGAAGGTACCGTTTTTGTTTCTGTAGTAGACCCTGGTGTTGGATCGGATCGTAAAGCTGTTGTTGTCAAAACTGTAAATGACCAATATATTGTAACGCCTGATAACGGAACATTGACACATGTCAAACGTTATTATGGCATTGCAGAAATTCGAGAAATCGATGAAACCATTAATCGTCTTCCGAATTCAGGTGAATCACATACATTTCATGGTCGAGATATTTTTGCCTATACAGGAGCGCGCCTAGCTTCAGGAGTAATAACATATGAACAAGTTGGACCGTCTTTAAAAGTTTCAGATATAGTAGAACTTCCTTTAAAAGAATCCACAATAGAAGAAGGCGTCATTACAGGAATCATTGATATTGTAGATAAACCTTTTGGAAATCTGTGGACAAATGTCCGTCGTAGTCAATTTAAGCGCATAGCAAAAAACTACGGAGATGCTTTCGAAGTAACTATTAGTACAGATCATCGTAAAATTTACCAAAGTATCATGACATATGGTCATTCTTTTGCCGATTTAAGGATAGGCGAGCCCCTTCTATATATTAATTCGTTAGACAATATTGGTATTGCCATTAACCAAGGTTCTTTTGCAGAAGCATATCACGTGGGTACAGGTACTAATTGGGAAGTATCAATCCGCAAAGCACCGAAAATTATCTATATTTAG
- a CDS encoding AI-2E family transporter, whose translation MTKKLWFQVGVGILLALLILKYFLEIKALFYPIVVILSAIFIPLLAGGILYYVTEPIQRFLEKRKFPRWASILSIIVLLCLVVYAFIAIVVPPINDQINNLVKTTPTLAKELSDMIDYILKNRENFPDQLNDTINKVTSSIQDYAVFTSKFLVQLISGIVSGAFVLILVPFFFIYMLKDHEKFAPTIYNLFSGSRRQWVKKTLKEIDDVLRSYIQGQLLISLILAIIIFIGFKIIGLEYALLLALFAFFMNMVPFIGPWIALVPAVIVGLLHDPMQAVWVCVVTLVAQQIDSNFITPNVMGKTLDIHPLTVITIILAAGNIAGFVGILLGVPLYAVGKVVVKNIYEHWKEIRSTATKNV comes from the coding sequence TTGACAAAAAAACTATGGTTCCAAGTGGGTGTTGGAATACTTCTAGCATTACTAATCTTGAAGTATTTCCTGGAGATTAAAGCCCTCTTTTATCCAATTGTCGTTATTTTAAGTGCTATATTCATCCCACTATTAGCAGGCGGTATTTTGTATTATGTAACTGAGCCAATTCAACGTTTCTTGGAAAAAAGGAAATTTCCACGTTGGGCAAGCATATTATCTATCATTGTTTTACTATGCTTGGTTGTCTATGCATTTATAGCAATTGTTGTACCACCTATAAACGATCAAATTAATAATCTAGTTAAAACCACTCCGACTTTAGCAAAAGAGCTTTCTGATATGATCGACTATATTCTGAAGAATCGCGAAAATTTCCCTGATCAACTAAATGATACGATCAATAAAGTAACGAGTTCAATTCAAGATTATGCAGTATTTACAAGTAAATTTTTAGTACAACTTATCTCAGGAATCGTTTCTGGTGCATTTGTTTTAATTCTTGTACCATTTTTCTTTATCTACATGTTAAAAGATCACGAAAAATTTGCCCCAACTATTTATAATTTGTTTTCAGGGTCACGTCGTCAGTGGGTTAAGAAAACATTAAAAGAAATCGATGACGTGTTACGCAGCTATATACAAGGTCAATTATTGATTAGCTTAATACTAGCGATTATTATTTTTATAGGATTTAAAATTATTGGGCTTGAGTATGCACTATTACTAGCTCTCTTTGCTTTCTTTATGAATATGGTGCCTTTCATAGGGCCATGGATTGCGCTTGTTCCTGCTGTTATTGTGGGACTATTACATGATCCAATGCAAGCAGTATGGGTATGTGTTGTAACGCTTGTAGCTCAACAAATAGATAGTAATTTTATCACGCCAAATGTCATGGGAAAAACATTAGATATCCATCCATTAACGGTGATCACCATTATTTTAGCAGCTGGTAATATTGCTGGATTTGTAGGGATTTTACTAGGAGTACCTTTGTATGCAGTAGGTAAAGTTGTTGTAAAGAATATCTATGAACACTGGAAGGAAATTCGATCAACAGCAACCAAGAATGTGTAG
- a CDS encoding NUDIX hydrolase codes for MESEILKTFDDQHHRTGVATRAEIHAKGIWHETFHCWLISEIAGEYYMYFQLRSASKKDYPSLFDITAAGHLLASEVPGDGIRELREELGLPISTRDLEKLAIIPTVIEQPPMFDREFAHVYLVVKSEQFENFHLQLEEVAGIVRAKMMDVMNFIAGNTVQLHIEGFEVLVNGEKKSLNLMAKPEHFVRYNDFYMTKLMSLLKDRFQ; via the coding sequence TTGGAAAGTGAGATTTTAAAAACTTTTGATGATCAACACCACCGGACAGGTGTTGCAACTAGAGCAGAAATTCATGCTAAAGGAATATGGCACGAAACCTTTCATTGTTGGCTGATTAGTGAAATAGCTGGGGAATATTATATGTATTTTCAGCTAAGAAGTGCTTCTAAAAAAGATTATCCATCCCTTTTCGATATTACAGCAGCAGGGCATTTATTGGCATCAGAAGTACCGGGTGATGGTATTAGAGAATTGAGGGAAGAATTAGGCTTACCAATCTCAACTAGAGATTTAGAGAAATTAGCAATTATTCCAACAGTTATTGAACAGCCTCCAATGTTCGATCGTGAATTTGCGCATGTATATTTAGTTGTCAAATCTGAACAGTTTGAGAATTTCCATCTTCAGTTGGAAGAAGTAGCTGGAATTGTACGTGCAAAAATGATGGATGTGATGAACTTTATCGCTGGTAATACAGTTCAATTACATATTGAAGGCTTTGAAGTACTTGTAAATGGAGAGAAGAAAAGTCTAAATTTAATGGCAAAACCAGAGCATTTTGTCCGTTATAACGATTTCTATATGACTAAATTAATGAGTTTATTGAAAGACAGATTCCAATAA
- a CDS encoding inorganic phosphate transporter yields MNTIIILTVLVVTFALVFDFINGFHDTANAIATTVSTRALSPRVAVILAASMNFIGAITFTGVAKALAKDIVDPFALSNGTYIILAALLSAIIWNLLTWYLGIPSSSSHAIIGSLAGAAIAAAGFHAINFGGFIKIIKGLIFSPFIAIIIGFLMMSLFKVLFKNLNLYRSNKGFRKVQIFTAALQSFSHGTNDAQKSMGIITMALIAAGFQTGDAVPMWVRVACAAAMGIGTSVGGYKIIKTVGGKIMKIRPVNGVAADLSSALIIYGATSLHLPVSTTHVISSAIMGVGAAQNAKGVHWGVARRIVITWIITLPTAALLGALIFSIFNLFI; encoded by the coding sequence ATGAATACTATAATAATTTTAACCGTTCTTGTTGTTACATTCGCGCTAGTATTTGACTTCATAAACGGTTTTCATGATACTGCAAATGCCATTGCTACAACTGTTTCAACTCGTGCACTTTCACCTCGTGTAGCAGTAATTTTAGCTGCATCAATGAACTTTATCGGTGCGATCACATTTACTGGTGTTGCCAAAGCACTGGCAAAAGATATTGTTGACCCATTTGCTTTAAGCAATGGTACGTATATTATTTTAGCAGCATTATTATCAGCAATAATATGGAACTTACTAACTTGGTACCTTGGGATTCCATCTAGTTCATCGCATGCTATCATTGGTTCATTAGCTGGCGCTGCAATTGCTGCAGCTGGTTTTCATGCCATTAACTTTGGTGGTTTTATCAAAATTATTAAAGGCTTAATCTTTTCGCCATTTATTGCTATCATCATCGGTTTCTTGATGATGTCTTTATTTAAAGTATTATTTAAAAACTTAAATTTGTACCGTTCCAATAAAGGATTCCGTAAAGTACAGATTTTCACAGCTGCTCTACAATCTTTTTCACACGGTACAAATGATGCACAAAAGTCTATGGGGATTATTACGATGGCTTTAATCGCTGCAGGTTTCCAAACTGGAGATGCTGTTCCAATGTGGGTACGTGTAGCTTGTGCAGCTGCGATGGGGATAGGTACTTCAGTTGGTGGCTATAAAATCATCAAAACCGTGGGTGGCAAGATCATGAAAATCCGCCCTGTCAATGGAGTCGCAGCTGACTTATCATCTGCTTTAATCATCTACGGCGCTACTAGCCTACATTTACCAGTCTCAACAACTCATGTTATTTCTTCTGCTATTATGGGTGTAGGTGCTGCCCAAAATGCTAAAGGTGTTCACTGGGGCGTTGCTCGTAGAATCGTCATTACTTGGATTATTACATTGCCTACTGCAGCACTACTAGGGGCATTAATCTTCTCCATTTTTAATTTATTTATATAA
- a CDS encoding DUF47 domain-containing protein: protein MFSSKKEDPFFSALLKIAQNVKEATHYADDFKITGVADLKELSVTLKKYETDGDSLIHDLIQKLNKSFMTPIEREDILELAVRMDDVLDGIEGCIAHFEMFSLTEVDDYMRDFLKYIVLSTDQIATAMEHLTNKKLINMREHAILIKDYERKCDEVLRTSIKQLFLHEKDPIRIIQFKDIYEQLEEVADYCQNVANSMDTIIMRNA from the coding sequence ATGTTTAGCTCAAAAAAAGAGGATCCTTTCTTCTCTGCTTTGTTGAAGATTGCTCAAAATGTAAAAGAGGCAACTCATTACGCTGATGATTTTAAAATTACAGGCGTTGCAGACCTGAAAGAGCTTAGCGTAACACTTAAGAAATATGAAACTGATGGAGATTCGTTAATTCATGATCTAATCCAAAAGTTAAATAAATCATTTATGACACCAATCGAACGTGAAGATATTTTAGAATTAGCTGTACGTATGGACGATGTCTTAGATGGCATCGAAGGCTGTATCGCGCACTTCGAAATGTTCTCACTTACTGAAGTTGATGACTATATGAGAGATTTTCTAAAATATATTGTACTAAGTACAGATCAAATCGCTACTGCTATGGAACATCTAACAAACAAAAAATTAATTAATATGCGTGAACATGCTATTCTCATTAAGGATTATGAACGTAAGTGTGATGAAGTATTACGTACTTCTATAAAACAATTATTCTTACATGAAAAAGACCCTATCCGCATTATCCAATTTAAAGATATTTACGAACAACTTGAAGAAGTTGCTGACTATTGTCAAAATGTTGCCAATTCGATGGATACTATCATAATGCGTAATGCGTAG